The following are encoded in a window of Primulina eburnea isolate SZY01 chromosome 4, ASM2296580v1, whole genome shotgun sequence genomic DNA:
- the LOC140830259 gene encoding uncharacterized protein, with product MKGVVRFSKTGKLNPRYVGAFEILEKVGTLAYRLALPPNMSRVHNVFHVSQLRKYISDPSHVLEVEPLIVESNLGEELKYEEVPIRIVDTKDQVLRRRIIPYVKVQWSNHTEREATWELEERMRDQYPYIFIDQANPSFEDETSHKEGGM from the coding sequence ATGAAAGGAGTTGTCCGATTCAGTAAAACTGGGAAGTTGAACCCTCGCTATGTGGGAGCCTTTGAAATTTTGGAGAAAGTGGGCACACTAGCATACAGATTGGCGCTGCCGCCGAACATGtctagagttcataatgtgttccacgtgTCCCAACTACGGAAATACATCTCAGATCCAAGCCACGTGTTGGAAGTAGAACCGCTCATAGTCGAAAGTAACTTGGGAGAAGAGCTGAAGTACGAAGAGGTTCCCATTAGAATCGTGGACACCAAGGACCAAGTGCTGAGGCGACGAATCATTCCCTACGTCAAGGTGCAATGGTCTAACCACACTGAaagagaagccacgtgggaactaGAAGAAAGGATGAGGGACCAGTACCCGTACATCTTCATAGACCAAGCCaacccaagtttcgaggacgaaacttctcataaggagggagggatgtaa